Proteins from a single region of Rubeoparvulum massiliense:
- the holB gene encoding DNA polymerase III subunit delta', translating into MSLRTIPFQEEIGQQLQEVIKGGRIAHAYCFSGEPGSGAMAMAIEMAKALFCMQGDGDACGECANCRRIDHQNFPAVQVIDASESPSIKIEQVRQLQDQFSYRSIETERKVYIIYPAEKLTIAASNALLKFLEEPESQVVAILVTGAPHQLLPTILSRCQILSFSSPPYLTRVTRLTEEGFSPEIAHLAANFEADYLKARELCEADWFAEVRSLVLELIQDIFNKRSDSLWLLQDRILGHPQVKERPAVILQFMMTWLRDLLQVQCGRESSVSYVQQQGILAEYAKRLNRQQILHSMDIVLMTRRKLESHVNQQLALEWMILRLQEG; encoded by the coding sequence ATGTCATTACGAACCATTCCTTTTCAAGAAGAGATTGGCCAACAGTTACAGGAAGTGATCAAGGGCGGACGTATTGCGCACGCTTACTGTTTTAGTGGTGAGCCTGGATCAGGTGCGATGGCGATGGCGATAGAGATGGCGAAAGCCTTGTTCTGTATGCAAGGAGATGGAGATGCGTGCGGGGAGTGTGCCAACTGTCGGCGAATCGATCACCAGAATTTCCCCGCAGTTCAAGTGATTGATGCAAGTGAAAGCCCATCGATCAAAATTGAACAAGTCCGACAGTTACAAGATCAGTTTAGCTATCGCTCCATAGAGACGGAACGTAAGGTGTATATTATTTATCCTGCTGAGAAATTAACAATCGCAGCAAGTAACGCCTTATTAAAGTTTTTGGAGGAGCCTGAATCGCAGGTTGTTGCCATCTTGGTGACAGGAGCTCCTCATCAGCTACTGCCAACCATTCTTTCACGTTGTCAAATACTCTCATTCTCTTCCCCTCCTTATCTCACTCGTGTCACAAGGTTGACGGAGGAAGGGTTCTCTCCGGAGATTGCACATCTAGCTGCCAATTTTGAAGCGGACTATTTGAAAGCGCGCGAGTTATGTGAAGCAGATTGGTTTGCAGAAGTTCGCTCTCTAGTGTTAGAATTGATCCAAGATATTTTCAATAAACGTAGCGATTCCCTATGGCTTTTACAAGACCGTATCCTGGGGCACCCTCAAGTAAAGGAGCGCCCAGCAGTGATTCTACAATTTATGATGACTTGGCTTCGCGACCTACTTCAGGTTCAATGTGGGCGTGAGAGCTCGGTCTCATATGTACAACAGCAAGGGATCTTAGCAGAGTATGCGAAACGGTTAAACAGGCAGCAAATCCTCCATTCCATGGATATTGTGTTGATGACCAGAAGAAAGCTCGAGAGCCATGTAAATCAACAACTGGCTCTGGAATGGATGATCTTACGCTTGCAGGAGGGATGA
- a CDS encoding PSP1 domain-containing protein: MLYDVVGIRFKKAGKIYYFDPGDLPIQLHDDVIVETARGVEFGKVVIGHRQVSEEDVVLPLKQVIRIATDLDREQMEANRFDAQEAFSICLNKIKEHQLEMKLVDVEYTFDRNKVIFYFTADGRVDFRELVKDLAAVFRTRIELRQIGVRDEAKLLGGIGPCGRILCCSSFLGDFEPVSIKMAKDQNLSLNPTKISGLCGRLMCCLKYENDYYEETRALLPDIGAEVLTPDGKGKVVNFNILDRLVQVEVLDTKHVLEFGLSEIEELKE; this comes from the coding sequence ATGTTATACGATGTCGTGGGCATTCGCTTTAAAAAAGCAGGAAAAATCTATTATTTTGATCCAGGAGATTTGCCCATCCAGCTCCATGATGATGTAATTGTTGAAACAGCTCGGGGCGTTGAATTTGGCAAGGTCGTAATCGGACACAGGCAAGTTTCTGAAGAGGATGTGGTACTACCACTCAAACAGGTGATCCGCATTGCAACTGATTTAGATCGCGAGCAAATGGAAGCAAACCGTTTTGATGCACAAGAAGCTTTCAGCATCTGCTTGAACAAGATCAAAGAGCATCAGCTCGAAATGAAACTCGTGGATGTGGAATATACATTTGATCGAAATAAAGTAATTTTTTATTTTACAGCTGACGGTCGGGTGGACTTTCGTGAGCTAGTTAAGGATTTAGCAGCAGTTTTTCGAACAAGAATTGAATTAAGACAGATCGGTGTGCGGGACGAAGCCAAGTTACTCGGGGGGATTGGCCCATGTGGTCGCATTCTTTGCTGTAGTTCCTTTCTTGGTGATTTTGAGCCCGTCTCTATTAAGATGGCTAAGGATCAAAATCTATCGCTCAATCCTACAAAAATATCCGGATTATGTGGTCGTCTCATGTGCTGCTTAAAATATGAAAATGACTACTATGAAGAAACCCGTGCTCTCCTACCTGACATAGGAGCGGAGGTACTCACCCCCGATGGTAAAGGTAAAGTGGTAAATTTTAATATTCTTGATCGCCTTGTACAAGTGGAAGTACTTGATACCAAGCATGTTCTTGAGTTCGGACTGAGTGAAATTGAAGAACTGAAAGAATAA